From Toxorhynchites rutilus septentrionalis strain SRP chromosome 2, ASM2978413v1, whole genome shotgun sequence, a single genomic window includes:
- the LOC129768751 gene encoding ribosome biogenesis protein BMS1 homolog, which produces MADDAGFTEKQKTHKKRQAGVKADKKKAKSKPTDKGKNVKAFAITKARSAEKRFRRKEDILTKKHHLPVVDKTPEEPPPVLIAVVGPPKVGKSTLINNLIKIFTKTNVTSVNGPITIITSKKRRITLIECNNDINSMIDIAKCADLVLLMVDASFGFEMEIFEFLNICQVHGMPKIMGILTHLDTIKSAKAVKMQKKILKHRFWTEVYDGAKLFYLSGLIHGEYLRNEIQNLGRFISVMKFRPLSWRGAHSYILADRMEDITNSEQIRLDSKCDRDVVLYGYVRGVPLKKENVVHIAGLGDMRFDELSALPDPCPLPSTEKKRNLLEKERLLYAPMSGVGGIVYDKDAVYIELQGSHSHRNNVQNSEQQELVKSVIEKKETLDKQIENQEFKLFSDGNVIKSNEFQLDAEVEDEDEGNESDQDSGVEDSDDESSSLQTAKFGWNPDQDEEEEPSDDDEADEEDMNDISCDVGPKNTSGFLSSGDDENEPELGSSMTWKEGLVSKARRDYLERQSSSKNLMKLVYGVFSNFGKKIAKEASEDAEDDQENEDLLGGLFKGVSQKQAEIQKKKAIENVDEGCFFEEYGDGIRDWTQEENKQLIRNCFVTGKWKASEDAEELLKLDDMSDGDSEMYGDFEDLQTGEKHSGNKDRENDESKLGEDDSESNTQDKSLKRKVSRIEEKNMSRNELMAKKMKLKAKFDAEYDNSEKDDQHIEGDHQYYEKLKANALQQSELNKTEFSSLDHESRLNIEGYRAGLYVRMNFKNVPAEFVEHFDPAYPVLIGGLNMAEENVGYVSCKVKKHRWYKKILKAGDPLIISLGWRRFQTIPMFAKIEDDLKHRYLKYTPNHVTCGMTFWGPITPQNTGLLAIQSIAYDQQETKKLGFRVAATGAVTESDKSAQIMKKLKLIGSPYKIYNKTAFIQGMFNSTLEVAKFEGAKIKTVSGIRGQIKKGVPPEGSFRATFEDRIVLSDIVFCRTWFKVNVPNFYVPVTNLLLAPEKRAKWVGMKTLSQLKREKNIKFEAKEDSSYKPIEREDLQFRPLMIPKNLQKALPYKDKPKLGPINSKKPFESGRIAVVHSPHEQKVAKMMKMIRTNFEVKEEKRKQQAKQKSEKYKKQKVNEDFRKLQRQKELKKKVFKAISKMEAKHQSKAAKGGSTK; this is translated from the exons ATGGCGGATGATGCTGGATTCACGGAAAAGCAGAAGACCCATAAAAAGCGACAAGCCG GAGTAAAAGCCGACAAGAAAAAGGCTAAAAGCAAACCTACGGATAAAGGGAAAAATGTAAAAGCATTTGCCATTACAAAGGCCCGTAGTGCAGAGAAGCGTTTTCGACGAAAAGAAGACATTCTCACCAAAAAGCATCATCTGCCAGTGGTCGATAAAACACCTGAAGAGCCTCCGCCAGTGTTGATTGCGGTGGTTGGGCCACCAAAAGTCGGAAAATCAACGTTGATAAATAATCTAATCAAAATTTTCACCAAAACTAATGTTACAAGCGTCAATGGCCCAATTACGATAATCACTTCAAAAAAGCGAAGAATCACTCTAATCGAATGCAATAATGACATCAACAGTATGATTGATATTGCAAAATGTGCCGATCTTGTTTTGCTGATGGTCGACGCGAGTTTTGGGTTCGAAATGGAAATCttcgaatttttgaatatttgccAGGTACATGGTATGCCGAAGATAATGGGTATACTAACCCATCTGGATACAATCAAAAGTGCCAAGGCAGTcaaaatgcagaaaaaaattctcaaacaTCGCTTCTGGACAGAGGTATATGATGGTGCTAAATTGTTCTATCTTTCCGGTTTGATACACGGTGAGTATCTCAGGAATGAAATACAAAATTTGGGACGGTTTATTTCAGTGATGAAATTTCGGCCACTAAGCTGGCGAGGCGCACACAGTTATATTCTCGCCGATCGAATGGAGGACATTACAAACTCGGAACAAATTCGGTTGGATTCAAAGTGTGACCGGGATGTGGTCCTCTACGGATATGTGCGCGGGGTGCCATTGAAAAAGGAGAATGTGGTTCACATCGCAGGACTCGGAGATATGCGCTTTGATGAACTGAGCGCCCTTCCGGATCCGTGTCCTCTTCCATCTACAGAGAAAAAGCGAAATTTGTTGGAAAAGGAACGCTTGCTGTACGCTCCGATGTCCGGGGTGGGAGGAATTGTGTACGATAAGGATGCTGTTTACATCGAATTACAAGGATCACACAGTCATCGGAACAATGTGCAGAACAGTGAGCAACAGGAACTGGTGAAAAGCGTCATCGAGAAAAAAGAAACTCTGGACAAACAGATCGAAAATCAGGAATTCAAACTTTTTAGTGACGGCAATGTGATAAAGTCTAATGAGTTCCAGCTGGACGCGGAAGTTGAAGATGAGGATGAAGGTAACGAAAGCGATCAAGATTCTGGCGTTGAAGACTCAGATGATGAAAGCAGTAGCCTACAAACAGCCAAATTTGGCTGGAATCCCGATCAGGATGAAGAGGAGGAACCATCCGATGATGACGAAGCGGATGAAGAGGATATGAACGATATATCATGCGATGTAGGACCGAAGAATACCAGTGGCTTTCTTTCTTCGGGTGATGATGAAAACGAACCGGAATTGGGCAGCTCGATGACTTGGAAGGAAGGTTTGGTCTCGAAAGCCCGGCGAGACTATCTCGAGCGACAATCGAGTAGCAAAAATTTGATGAAACTTGTGTATGGCGTTTTCAGTAACTTTGGGAAGAAGATCGCAAAAGAAGCCAGCGAAGATGCTGAAGACGATCAAGAAAATGAAGATTTGCTAGGTGGTCTTTTCAAGGGTGTATCCCAAAAACAGGCAGAGATACAAAAAAAGAAGGCGATTGAGAATGTTGATGAAGGATGTTTCTTTGAAGAGTACGGAGACGGAATCCGAGATTGGACCCAGGAAGAGAACAAACAATTGATAAGAAATTGTTTTGTTACCGGTAAATGGAAGGCTTCAGAAGATGCTGAAGAACTACTGAAACTAGATGATATGAGCGATGGGGACAGCGAAATGTATGGTGATTTTGAAGATCTACAGACAGGAGAGAAACATAGTGGGAATAAGGATCGGGAAAATGACGAGAGTAAACTGGGCGAAGATGATTCAGAATCAAACACTCAGGACAAATCCTTGAAACGCAAAGTATCTAGAATCGAGGAAAAGAATATGTCAAGAAATGAGCTGATGGCTAAGAAAATGAAACTAAAGGCTAAATTCGACGCTGAATACGACAACTCAGAGAAAGACGATCAGCACATCGAAGGGGATCATCAATACTATGAAAAACTGAAAGCAAACGCACTGCAACAATCAGAATTGAATAAAACAGAATTTTCCAGTCTTGATCATGAGAGCCGATTAAATATTGAAGGTTATCGAGCTGGTCTCTATGTCcgtatgaattttaaaaacgttccTGCTGAATTCGTTGAACATTTCGATCCAGCTTACCCAGTGCTGATAGGAGGACTTAATATGGCCGAAGAAAATGTTGGCTACGTTAGTTGTAAAGTAAAAAAACATCGATGGTACAAGAAAATCCTAAAGGCTGGAGACCCATTGATCATATCCCTAGGATGGAGACGTTTTCAAACCATACCTATGTTCGCTAAAATAGAGGATGATCTCAAGCATCGGTATCTTAAATATACGCCCAATCATGTGACATGCGGTATGACCTTTTGGGGACCAATTACTCCTCAGAACACAGGTCTTCTGGCAATACAGTCAATTGCATACGATCAACAAGAGACTAAAAAGCTTGGATTCCGCGTAGCCGCAACGGGTGCCGTTACTGAGAGTGATAAATCGGCACAAATAATGAAGAAGTTGAAGCTCATTGGATCTCCGtacaaaatttacaacaaaACCGCTTTCATCCAAGGAATGTTCAATTCAACTCTGGAAGTCGCTAAATTCGAAGGAGCAAAAATTAAGACAGTTTCTGGAATCCGAGGGCAAATAAAAAAGGGAGTCCCACCGGAGGGTAGCTTCCGTGCGACTTTCGAAGATCGAATCGTTCTCAGCGATATTGTATTTTGTCGCACTTGGTTCAAAGTGAATGTTCCGAACTTTTACGTCCCGGTAACGAATCTCTTGCTCGCACCCGAGAAGAGAGCCAAGTGGGTGGGAATGAAAACACTCAGCCAGCTGAAACGAGAGAAGAACATAAAATTCGAAGCTAAGGAGGATAGTTCGTACAAACCGATCGAGAGAGAAGATTTGCAGTTCCGGCCTCTGATGATACCGAAAAACCTGCAGAAGGCCTTGCCCTACAAGGACAAACCAAAGCTTGGTCCAATAAACTCCAAGAAACCCTTTGAAAGCGGCCGGATCGCTGTAGTTCACTCGCCCCATGAGCAAAAG GTTGccaaaatgatgaaaatgatcAGGACCAACTTCGAGGTCAAGGAAGAGAAACGGAAACAACAGGCCAAACAAAAGTCAGAGAAGTACAAGAAGCAGAAGGTTAACGAAGACTTCCGCAAATTGCAGAGACAAAAGGAGCTCAAGAAAAAGGTTTTCAAAGCTATCAGCAAGATGGAAGCGAAACATCAAAGTAAAGCTGCTAAAGGTGGATCTACCAAATAA